From the Leptolyngbya sp. CCY15150 genome, the window AAGAGCGGCAGCCGCCAGATTTTTGCCGAATGTGGCATTCCCCATCCCGCTGGCAGTGACTTAACCTGGACGGTGGAAGACCTAGCGATCGCCACCGCCATCCTCTGGGAGCAGCAGCCCACCCTGCGCCGCATCGTCATCAAGCTCAATGAAGGGTTTTCGGGGGAAGGCAACGCCCTGCTAAATCTCCGAGATCTAGCTACCGTGCGCCCAGGAGATGCCAGCCATGCCCAGCGCGTCGCGGCGATTATTCAGCAGTTTGTCCATCTCAGCTTCCAGTCTGACCAGGAAACCTGGGAGAACTTCAGCAGCCGTATTCCCGAACTGGGAGCGATCGCGGAAGCGTTTATTGAAGGTGACGAAAAGCGATCGCCCAGTGTGCAGGCCCGGATTGTTCCTGATGGTACGGTGGAAGTCTTATCTACCCATGACCAAATTCTAGGCGGCCCCGATGGTCAAATTTTCCTAGGCTGTCGCTTCCCCGCTGATGATGGCTATCGCCGCCAGCTCCAGACTTGGGGCATGAAGGTGGGGCAGGCGCTGGCAGATAAGGGAGCCTTGGAGCGCTTTAGCCTAGACTTCGTGGCAGTCTACCAGCCCGATGCACCGGATGGTGAAGAATGGGCGCTCTATGCGATTGAAATTAACCTACGCAAAGGCGGCACTACCCATCCCTTTATGGCCTTGGCCCTCCTCACCAATGGCACCTACTGCCTAGAGGATGGTCTGTTCTACAGTCGTCAGGGCACACCCAAGTATTATGTTGCTTCAGATAATTTAGAGAGTCCCAAATATCGCGGATTAATGCCCAATGACCTGATGGACATCATTGCCTTCCACCGCCTGAACTTCCGCAGTACGACAGAAACCGGCACGGTGTTCCATCTGATGGGCTGTCTGTCGGAGTTTGGCAAGTTGGGGCTGACCAGCATTGGCAATTCACCGGAGGAAGCTGAAGAACTGTATCAACAGGTGGTGCAAGCTCTAGATGAGGAAACCGCCCGCGATGTCCCTGCCCCTGCCTCAATCCCAGTTCCCTTTATCGGCTGGAGTACGTGATGGCGTTTGTGCATGATGAGGACTAACGGCTAAGCCGAGCAGCGGCAAGCTACCTTAGCACCTCAATAAGGGGATTTGCCCTGTCTGTTCCAGCGTGTTGTTATGCAGCCTAACCCACTTGAGACATAGCTTCATTGTGACTGAACATAATTATCAGGCTTAAACCCCTTCCAGACGGGCTGTTCAGTTGTTCATCGATCTGCTAGCCTGACTTTTTGGTGTAAAAAGCCGTAAAATTGTTGACAATGTCAGAATTGTGGATTAGCCTTGAGATATCAAAGAACTCCGACGGGCGGGGGGTGCCATGCCAGATGGGGATATTGTTCACAGCAGATTGCGACGGCTTTATCAAAAACCGTACAAGTGGCTTTGCGAAGGTACTGCAACCAGTGATGAATGTGCGCGAGCTCTGCTAGAGAAACTCAAGCAAGACATTAAAGCTAAAGGTGATCTCCCCGTTGCTCTCTCTCAAGCAATGGCAGATAGCGTTGCACATATGAGTAGCCATCTTGAAGAAGCTAGAGAAGGTGACTTTGCCAAACTCAGCGTAGAATTCGAAGCTCTAGCTCAGAAAGCAGATGGACGTCTGGATTTGAAAGAACTGACTTTACGGGCAGGCAAAAGTTTGCTCAACGATCTCAGAAATGGGCGAGAAGTAGATATCACTCACATTTCTGAAGCTATTTTTGGGCGGTATATTCATGAGGTTTATGAATCAGAATTTAAAGAACGAATTCCATTGACATTAGAACATCATGCAGGTATTACTCAAGAAACTCTCGAAAAACGAATTGAAGACATGCAATCAAGTATAGGTTCTGGGATTCAAAAATTTGCTCAAAATGCTATCAGGAATCAAAGTGTAGCCAAACTATCTCTGCCCCGACGCCCTTCTCAAAAAGCAATTGATTTAAACGAAGACCTTCTGGCAGTTTAAGCAAAATGAAAAGACGAAATAAACAAGATTCTGGATTTACTTTGCTTTTCGAGCCTGTAATAAGCGGTGGTGGAACTGTCCGCCTACTTGATCACTCCAGAAACCGAGAAAGCAATGTAAAAGTTGCTGTGGATGATAGCGCATTTAGTTATCGAGTACAAAAAGAATTTCCTTCTATAATTGCTGATCTCATTGATCTGGCTATTGCTATTCATGCAGCTGATCGCTTGACCTTTCAAAGTCTAAGACAGCATCAAACTCGGATTCATGTTGTTCTGCCAGCACGTCATCCAGAAATTCTAAATCAAAACTCTTTCCAAGATAAGCTCTCTGATCTTCTAGAATGGGCGACCGGGAGCAGATGGGTATTTGAATTTTCAAAAAGAGTCGATTCGGGACGTGCTGTTGAGCAACAGCCTCTACTTGCGTCTGCTGATCCCTATGTAGGTGAGGTAGCACTTTGGAGTGGTGGACTTGATGCTCTAGCTGGACTTTACATTCGTCTTAAGAAAACCCCCGAAATATCTTTTATGCTATTTGGGACAGGAAGTAATGATAACGCTTATGCACGTCAAGAGCAGGTCTTTCAAGCGCTTCAAACGTCTTTTCCTAATCGGCTAAATCTGTGTAGAGTACCAATCCGTTTTTCTGAAAGTAGTTTGCATACAAAGAATAAAATTTCTCGTGCGAGGGGTATTGTATTCACGTTACTTGGTTCAGCTTGTGCATATCTGATGGGACAGCGGGTTTTACACTTATACGAAAATGGCATTGGTGCAATCAATCTCCCCTATCGGAAATCCGCTGTTGGCCTGGATCATTCCCGTTCAGTTCATCCCTTAACCCTTCTTAGAGTTAGCAATCTGGTATCAGAGTTGGTAGAAGAGGAGTTTAGAGTCCGGAATCCCTTCCTTTTCTGGACAAAAGCTGAGATGTGCCAGCAACTGGCAGAAGATGCAAAGCGTGAATTACCTTCTTTGACTATTTCATGTGATAGCCCACATCGTAAGCAGCCTATCCAGTGTGGCTACTGCTCATCTTGTATATTAAGAAAACAAGCACTTGCGGCTTCACGAGTAAAAGACCAAACTCATTACATCGTGCCTCATGCTACTCGTCCAGTGGGTGATATCAGGTTGTGTTTTCAGCATATGCTGGCGCAAGTTTCTACACTTAAGGGATTGCTGAAATATTCAGAAAATACTGCTACCCAATGGGAGTCTTTGACTAAGAGATTTCCTGAGCTTGACGACATCGTAGATAGGAATCATGAAGTAGAAGGCTTAACATCTCTTGAAATGAGAAAATGTTTAATTCGGCTCTATCAAACCTATGTTTCTGAATGGGATGCTGTAGAACCTCAAATTTCAGGAGATTTCTTGAATCAGGTGAGTGTTCAGCAAGTATCTCAAGATTTCCAGCTTGCTATCCAGTAAGGGTAAAAGGGAAATGATATGGCTACTAACATTCTTGACAATATTGACTTACGAAAATTGGGAGAGCTTCTGCAACAAGCGCGGAAGAAGAGTGGGATGACCCAAGCAGATGCTGCCAAGGTCATCGACGCTGCACGCACTACCATTGTTGCCATTGAAAAGGGAGAGCGGCGTCTCAAGCCGAATGAGTTAATCAAATTAGCTCGTGCTTACGGACGAGCTATCAGCGATTTCGTTCGCTCTACTCCTGTTACTGAGCCATTTGAAGTTCAGTTTCGCGCTGCTTATCAACGAAATAAACAAGAAGAAGAACAAATAGGCCCAGTTATCCAGCGCTTTGAGGAACTGTGCCACAACTACTTGGAGCTTGAGAAGATCATGGATGCTCCAATTGCTCGTAACTATCCTCAGGAATATAGCGTGAACAATATGCCGATAGAAGCGGCGGCGGAAAGTATTGCTATCGCAGAGCGTCAACGGCTTGGACTAGGAGATGGCCCAATCCCAATGCTGCGAGACATCTTGGAGCAAAGTGTAGGGATTAAGGTGTTCTACCTAAACATGCCAGCAAAATATTCAGAAATTTACAGCTATGATGAACAACTCGGTGGCTGTATAGCAATAAATCTGAGTCACTACGAGGAACGACGGCGTTGGTCGATGGCTCATGGCTATCTCCATTTTCTTGCGCATAGACGAAAGCCTGTTGTTGATTTTGAAGGACAATACAAAAAAAATCCAGAGAGTGAACGATTAGCCGAAGCTTTTCCAAAGTATTTTCTAATGCCCACAAGTGGCTTGCTGAGTCGATTTAATGATATGTATCGAACTCATGGTAAGTTTACTCCAACAAATTTGTTTACTCTTGCCCATTATTATGGGGTGTCTATAGAAGCCCTTGTTTATCGGTTAGAAGATATGGAACTTCTTCCGTCAGGAACTTGGGATCGTTTGCGTGATCGAGGATTAAAGGTTAGAAAAGTACAGCAAGAACTAGGTTTAGAAGAGATCGAGCATCGGGCTGACATACTCCCTATTCACTATCAACACCTTGCTATTGAAGCTTTGGAGCAAGGACTTATCACTGAAGGACGCTTTGCAGATTTCCTTGGTGTTGATCGGTTAGAAGCTCGACGCATAGCAGAAGCATTACGTGAACATTCTAGCGGGATGCTTGAAGAATCTGCTTATCTAGATTTGCGTCAGGCGTAGGACACTGGGAGACAAATTATGGAAATCAAACACTCCCATATAGTTCTTGATGCCTGTTGTGTCTTGAACTTCTGTGCTTCTGGGCATTTGATCGAGATCATACAGTCCCTGCCAGCTCAAGTCGTAGTCACTGAAGTTGTTAGAGAAAGAGAATTGCTGACTCTCCAACGCTTAGTAGACGAGAGTAATGAGGATACAAATCAGTTTGAAGCAGCTATGGAAAAGGGGCTACTTGCAGTTACAGATTTTAACTCTGAGAGCGAGGAAGAAACTTTTGTAAACTATGTTTTTGAACTGGGAGATGATGGTGAATCAGCAAGCTGCGCAATTGCGGTTCACCGAGAGTGGGCGATCGCTACCGATGATAAGAAAGCAATTTCCTTTTTTCAACGGGAAGCACCCAATCTGCAAATCCTATCAACTTTAGCAATAGTCAAGCATTGGTCAGAGGTAGCGAATGTTTCTTCTGCTACTTTACAATCTGTGCTTACTGCTATACGAATCAGAGGACGCTACGTACCACACCGTCACCATCCTTTACTAGTTTGGTGGGAAAAGATGATGCGATGATCTCGAAACCACAAGTAAGTTCATCTGGTTATCTGTCATTAGCTTGCGTGGCTGTATAACAACTTATTAGATCGATCCAATCTGCCTATATGCCTCCTAATAGGTGAATAGGCAGATTATTTGCTGCCTATTTATCCTCTGGGGTTAGATAGGCTGCGAGTAATCTACACAATAGCCCTTTCTGGGATAGATAGACAGCAAAGATCCGTATATCTTCCATTTTGTTGTTAAGAGTACATACGTCTTGTTGATGTTGTATTTGATGCCTGTCTGTAGAGTTGTTATGGAGCATCGTCGCCCTTAGCCGATTGAACTAAGCGTTGCAACGCCAGCTCATGGACTATGTCCTGCTGCTCTGTGTTGAAGAGGGACTATCGGGGTTCGTCATGATGTGACCCGTGTTTCAGCGATCGCTCCTCTATCCACCCAACTATCTAATCCCCAAGGGGGGGGCGGTTTTAGACGACGTGGACTTAAAATTCTAGGAATGAATATCGTCCTGATTGTCAATCCTACCTCTGGCCCCGACAACAATGCTCAGCTCTTGCCGAGTCTGATTGCCGCTTTAAAAAAGCAGGGCATTGACGCCGAGATCTGCATCACCAACCCCGAGGAAGACGGTCAGGGGCTGGCTGCCGCTGCGGCCAAGGCCGGGGCCGACTTGGTGATTGTTGCCGGGGGCGATGGCACGATTGAAGCCGTGGCGCGGGGGTTGGTGCATACTCAGACAGCCCTAGGCATCATCCCCCAAGGTACCCGCAACAACATTGCCGCCAGCCTCAACATTCCCACCGACCTCGATCAGGCGGTGCAGGTGTTGAAAGCGGGCGATCGCCGATTGTTTGATATGGGAAAAGCCAACCATCACTACTTTATGGAAGTGGTCGGCATCGGCCTAGAGGCGACCCTGTTTCCCCATGGAGACAGCGTTAAAGAGGGCATGAAAAGCAACCTCTGGACGGCGATCAAAAGCTTCTGCTTAGCGATCAAAACCTTCTTTCAATTCAAACACCACGGCCTTGTGTTGCGCTTTGACGGACGCAAGATCTATCTCCGTACCCTGCAGGTCAACGTTTGCAACAGCTCCCGCTACGGAGTGGAATTTTCCTTAGCACCCCACGCCCAAATGGATGATGGCAAGCTGGATTTGATCTACATGGATAAACCGTCCAAGTGGGAGCATCTGCGTCAGTTCTTTGCCGCCATGCGCGGGAAACATTTGCCCCATGCTCGGCTCAGACTATACCAGACCACGGCCGTTGAGGTCAGCAGCTACCGTCCCCTCGATGTCCACGCCGACGGCGAGTGCATTGGCACCACCCCAGTCATGGTGGAAATCGTGCCCCAAGCGATCGCCATCTGCGTCCCGCCTCCCACGTTGCTAGAGGCTTTTGCCCCAGAGATTGTCCTAGAGACCACGTCAGAGTCCGCTGATGCGGGACAAGCCACTCAGGCAAGCCCCTAGCCAGATGCCCCCGGCCAGCCAGCCACTAAGCACATCCGTGGGCCAGTGAACCCCGAGATAGAGACGGCTGAGACCCACCCCCACGGTAACCGCTGCTGCCACTGGAATCGTGACCCCCAGGGACAGGCCGAAGTAGGCGCTGAGATTGGCTGCCAACAGACCATAGAATGAAATGGCGCTCATGGAGTGTCCACTGGGGAAGCTGTAGTCCACCGGGCGCTTAGCAGATTCCCACAGATTGGGCCGCTGCCGCTGAAAGAACGATTTAAAGACGCCGTTGAGTAGCCACGAACCGCATAGCCCCAAGGTTAGGATCAGCGCTGCGGCCGCCTCACCGCGATAGATCAGCACCCCGCCGATCCCCACTAGCAGGGGAATCGTCACTTCTCCTTGGGCTAAATAGGTAACGACGGTGACCAGGCGATCGCGGGCCGGGCTGGCCAGCTCGTTTAGGGTCAATAGGCATAGTTCTTCTATGGGGCGTAGCTGATCGACCAGCCAAACGCGGCCCAAAACGGCCCCTAGGGTCAACATGGTGGCCCCGGCCAATAGTCCAGCCAGGCAGTAGGGCAAGAATGCAATCAACGCCTGGCCCAGCCAGTACATGCGAGGGCTGAGCCCGTCTATAGAGAGTTCCGCCAGTAGCGCGGAGGGAGTAACTAACATTCAGAAAATTGATATGTGGAACATGAACACTCAGGATAGTCGTAGTCAGTCATCGACCTAAGCTCAGGACCAAAAGCTCGGCTTAGACATCATAAAATCTCCCGAAGAAAGCAGCACGTGCAGGTGCCTGTCTTAACTCAGTTATAAAACGACTGCCCCCGCCTTGAATCACCCCCCAGGCAGGCATAGGTCTCTTTCGGTACAAACTTGTCGCCTCTGTATACTTTTCTTGGGCAAGCGGCTCTGTAAATGGACATACCTGAATGGATTACCTATTGACTGTAGCGCCACCCGTGACCCAGCTTAATGACGTAGATCTGCTGGCCGGTTGAGCGATCGCCCCCTAATCTGATGACAACTACGCAACCGAAACCGCAATGGTAAGCAAGCTCCCTCTCGTCTACCTGCTCGGTGCAACGACGATCGCGGCAATGATGTGCAAACTCAAACGGTTGGTTGCACGGTGTTGTTGGGCTGCCGGCGCTGACGAGGTTGTTTTAATGGACTGGAAATGATTTGTCTACCACTTGCAGCTTGCTTTCGTCGTAAATCATCGCAAATTGCCTGCAAATCGTAGTTGAAAGCTTTGGCATGTTCTTCTCGAATGGTATGAATTTCTTCAAGGATTTCATCGCTCCACATAGTCACTCTCCCATCAG encodes:
- a CDS encoding phosphatase PAP2 family protein, producing MLVTPSALLAELSIDGLSPRMYWLGQALIAFLPYCLAGLLAGATMLTLGAVLGRVWLVDQLRPIEELCLLTLNELASPARDRLVTVVTYLAQGEVTIPLLVGIGGVLIYRGEAAAALILTLGLCGSWLLNGVFKSFFQRQRPNLWESAKRPVDYSFPSGHSMSAISFYGLLAANLSAYFGLSLGVTIPVAAAVTVGVGLSRLYLGVHWPTDVLSGWLAGGIWLGACLSGLSRISGL
- a CDS encoding peptide ligase PGM1-related protein, yielding MYLSSTQTDSFHQLQSKLRDRWQSIDQFDRNDCDILVIPSVTLDQRELRKIRGIHYYEERLLFSLIRLRNPRTRLIYITSQPLHPSIVDYYLQLLPGIPFSHARSRLLLLSVYDSSCRSLTEKILERPRLMERIRQSLRLDQAYMTCYNSTEFERDLSVKLGVPLLALDPDLLQWGTKSGSRQIFAECGIPHPAGSDLTWTVEDLAIATAILWEQQPTLRRIVIKLNEGFSGEGNALLNLRDLATVRPGDASHAQRVAAIIQQFVHLSFQSDQETWENFSSRIPELGAIAEAFIEGDEKRSPSVQARIVPDGTVEVLSTHDQILGGPDGQIFLGCRFPADDGYRRQLQTWGMKVGQALADKGALERFSLDFVAVYQPDAPDGEEWALYAIEINLRKGGTTHPFMALALLTNGTYCLEDGLFYSRQGTPKYYVASDNLESPKYRGLMPNDLMDIIAFHRLNFRSTTETGTVFHLMGCLSEFGKLGLTSIGNSPEEAEELYQQVVQALDEETARDVPAPASIPVPFIGWST
- a CDS encoding 7-cyano-7-deazaguanine synthase; this translates as MKRRNKQDSGFTLLFEPVISGGGTVRLLDHSRNRESNVKVAVDDSAFSYRVQKEFPSIIADLIDLAIAIHAADRLTFQSLRQHQTRIHVVLPARHPEILNQNSFQDKLSDLLEWATGSRWVFEFSKRVDSGRAVEQQPLLASADPYVGEVALWSGGLDALAGLYIRLKKTPEISFMLFGTGSNDNAYARQEQVFQALQTSFPNRLNLCRVPIRFSESSLHTKNKISRARGIVFTLLGSACAYLMGQRVLHLYENGIGAINLPYRKSAVGLDHSRSVHPLTLLRVSNLVSELVEEEFRVRNPFLFWTKAEMCQQLAEDAKRELPSLTISCDSPHRKQPIQCGYCSSCILRKQALAASRVKDQTHYIVPHATRPVGDIRLCFQHMLAQVSTLKGLLKYSENTATQWESLTKRFPELDDIVDRNHEVEGLTSLEMRKCLIRLYQTYVSEWDAVEPQISGDFLNQVSVQQVSQDFQLAIQ
- a CDS encoding XRE family transcriptional regulator, whose protein sequence is MATNILDNIDLRKLGELLQQARKKSGMTQADAAKVIDAARTTIVAIEKGERRLKPNELIKLARAYGRAISDFVRSTPVTEPFEVQFRAAYQRNKQEEEQIGPVIQRFEELCHNYLELEKIMDAPIARNYPQEYSVNNMPIEAAAESIAIAERQRLGLGDGPIPMLRDILEQSVGIKVFYLNMPAKYSEIYSYDEQLGGCIAINLSHYEERRRWSMAHGYLHFLAHRRKPVVDFEGQYKKNPESERLAEAFPKYFLMPTSGLLSRFNDMYRTHGKFTPTNLFTLAHYYGVSIEALVYRLEDMELLPSGTWDRLRDRGLKVRKVQQELGLEEIEHRADILPIHYQHLAIEALEQGLITEGRFADFLGVDRLEARRIAEALREHSSGMLEESAYLDLRQA
- a CDS encoding YegS/Rv2252/BmrU family lipid kinase — protein: MTRVSAIAPLSTQLSNPQGGGGFRRRGLKILGMNIVLIVNPTSGPDNNAQLLPSLIAALKKQGIDAEICITNPEEDGQGLAAAAAKAGADLVIVAGGDGTIEAVARGLVHTQTALGIIPQGTRNNIAASLNIPTDLDQAVQVLKAGDRRLFDMGKANHHYFMEVVGIGLEATLFPHGDSVKEGMKSNLWTAIKSFCLAIKTFFQFKHHGLVLRFDGRKIYLRTLQVNVCNSSRYGVEFSLAPHAQMDDGKLDLIYMDKPSKWEHLRQFFAAMRGKHLPHARLRLYQTTAVEVSSYRPLDVHADGECIGTTPVMVEIVPQAIAICVPPPTLLEAFAPEIVLETTSESADAGQATQASP